The Hymenobacter sp. DG01 genome has a segment encoding these proteins:
- a CDS encoding ribonuclease HII — MLLVSHTGEPLEAGLDEAGRGCLAGPVFAAAVILPPDFAPRYLNDSKQMTAKRREQVRLEICQEAISWAVAEASPQEIASLNIAQASYLAMHRAAEQLQPRPTHLLVDGNRFRAHAIPHTCIIGGDAVYRSIAAASVLAKTFRDERMRELAQKYPAYGWEQNAGYPTAAHRTAIRNFGPTEHHRMGFRLL, encoded by the coding sequence ATGTTACTAGTATCTCACACCGGCGAGCCGCTGGAAGCTGGTCTCGATGAAGCCGGCCGCGGCTGTTTGGCCGGCCCGGTATTTGCCGCCGCCGTTATTCTGCCCCCGGATTTTGCCCCGCGCTACCTCAACGATTCCAAGCAAATGACGGCCAAGCGCCGCGAGCAGGTGCGCCTCGAAATCTGCCAGGAAGCAATTTCCTGGGCCGTAGCCGAAGCCTCGCCCCAGGAAATTGCCAGCCTCAACATTGCCCAGGCCAGCTATCTGGCCATGCACCGTGCCGCCGAGCAGCTGCAACCGCGTCCTACCCACCTGCTGGTAGATGGCAACCGCTTTCGGGCCCACGCCATTCCGCACACCTGCATCATCGGGGGTGATGCGGTGTACCGGTCCATTGCTGCCGCTTCGGTGCTAGCCAAAACTTTCCGCGATGAGCGGATGCGGGAGCTGGCCCAGAAGTACCCGGCGTATGGCTGGGAGCAAAACGCCGGCTACCCCACTGCCGCCCACCGTACCGCCATCCGCAACTTCGGGCCCACCGAACACCACCGCATGGGCTTTCGGCTGCTTTGA
- a CDS encoding response regulator — protein MASASEQPSILLVEDDQLDIMNVQRELRKHNVDVPLYIARNGREALNMLRGEGGQPAIPKPSVVMLDLNMPRMNGLELLSTLRSDPEFVGLNVFITTTSDLETDRLKAQDLAVSGYIIKPLSFDSFGEGGTTVDGFSLFLDLLRLKE, from the coding sequence ATGGCTTCTGCTTCCGAACAACCCAGCATCTTACTTGTCGAGGACGACCAACTAGACATTATGAATGTGCAGCGCGAGCTGCGCAAGCATAATGTGGACGTGCCCCTCTACATTGCCCGCAACGGCCGCGAGGCCCTGAACATGCTGCGCGGCGAGGGCGGTCAACCCGCCATTCCGAAGCCCAGCGTGGTAATGCTCGATCTGAACATGCCGCGCATGAACGGGCTGGAGTTGCTTTCTACCCTGCGCTCCGACCCGGAGTTCGTAGGCCTCAACGTGTTCATCACAACAACCTCTGATCTGGAAACTGACCGCCTGAAGGCCCAGGACCTGGCCGTGAGCGGCTACATCATCAAGCCCCTGAGCTTCGACAGCTTCGGGGAGGGCGGCACCACCGTGGATGGCTTTAGCCTTTTCCTGGATTTGCTGCGCTTGAAGGAGTAA
- a CDS encoding ATP-binding protein has translation MKLKISTKLFAGFVAISVLFAGVVAINYQLSRAVLRNSQRVERSTRITGEATTLLRNIIDMETGFRGYLLIGNEIVLDPYYAGERNLLGRFAELRNDLTVGTPQYERMVRAQQLFQQWTAFSHLLISEKREALRRNPSQTGLNDLEHRNLSTDLTGKNLMDQIRVLFAAFEKVETDIRIKQRIKLRDSIRETRILSVSITLATIFLGLLYASYLVRQLSRRIGGMVSQAQRIAAGNYTAQVRDQEQDELTELADSLNTMTDTINANIQQLEKRNQELDQFAYVVSHDLKAPLRGIETASRWIEEDMGQDLPEHIREFLKLMRTRVRRMESLITGILDLARVGRTPQADEPVFVRQLLREIIDSLDLPAGFEVELPFYLPTLHTNRVQLQQVFTNLISNALKYHHQPEQGTVRIGCVEGPQFYTFSVADDGPGIAPEYHERIFVIFQTLTERDTLESTGVGLAIVKKIVERQGGTIRVESIEGQGATFIFTWPKERARRSEA, from the coding sequence TCCCGGGCCGTACTGCGCAACTCCCAGCGCGTAGAGCGCTCCACGCGCATCACGGGTGAGGCCACCACCCTGCTGCGCAACATCATCGACATGGAAACCGGGTTTCGGGGCTACCTGCTCATCGGCAACGAAATCGTGCTCGACCCCTACTACGCCGGCGAGCGGAACCTGCTGGGCCGCTTCGCGGAGCTGCGCAACGACCTGACCGTAGGCACGCCCCAGTACGAGCGCATGGTGCGGGCGCAGCAGCTGTTTCAGCAGTGGACCGCCTTTTCGCACCTGCTCATCAGCGAGAAGCGCGAGGCCCTGCGCCGCAACCCCAGCCAAACCGGCCTCAACGACCTGGAACACCGCAACCTATCCACTGACCTGACGGGCAAAAACCTCATGGATCAGATCAGGGTGCTGTTTGCGGCCTTCGAGAAGGTAGAAACCGACATCCGGATCAAGCAGCGCATTAAGCTGCGCGACAGTATCCGGGAAACCCGGATACTGTCGGTAAGCATTACGCTGGCTACCATTTTCCTGGGGCTGCTGTACGCCTCCTACCTCGTGCGCCAGCTCTCACGCCGCATTGGGGGCATGGTTAGTCAGGCCCAGCGCATTGCGGCCGGCAACTACACGGCCCAGGTGCGCGACCAGGAGCAGGATGAGCTAACAGAGCTGGCCGATTCGCTCAATACCATGACCGATACCATCAACGCCAACATTCAGCAGCTGGAGAAACGCAACCAGGAGCTGGACCAGTTCGCCTACGTGGTATCCCACGACCTGAAGGCCCCGCTGCGGGGCATTGAAACTGCCTCGCGGTGGATTGAGGAGGATATGGGCCAAGACTTGCCCGAGCACATCCGCGAGTTCCTGAAGCTGATGCGCACCCGGGTCCGGCGCATGGAAAGCCTGATTACCGGCATCCTGGATCTGGCCCGTGTAGGCCGCACGCCCCAGGCCGATGAACCTGTGTTTGTGCGCCAGCTGCTGCGCGAAATCATTGACTCGCTGGATCTGCCGGCCGGCTTTGAGGTAGAATTGCCCTTTTACCTGCCCACCCTGCATACCAACCGCGTACAGCTGCAGCAGGTGTTCACCAACCTCATCAGCAACGCCCTCAAGTATCATCACCAGCCCGAGCAGGGCACCGTGCGCATTGGCTGCGTGGAAGGCCCTCAGTTCTACACCTTTTCCGTCGCCGACGATGGCCCTGGCATCGCGCCGGAATACCACGAGCGGATTTTTGTCATTTTCCAGACCCTGACGGAGCGCGACACGCTGGAAAGCACGGGGGTAGGGCTGGCTATTGTCAAGAAAATTGTGGAGCGCCAGGGCGGCACCATCCGCGTTGAATCCATTGAGGGTCAGGGGGCGACTTTCATCTTCACCTGGCCTAAAGAGCGCGCCCGCCGCTCCGAGGCCTAA